The Triticum aestivum cultivar Chinese Spring chromosome 4B, IWGSC CS RefSeq v2.1, whole genome shotgun sequence sequence ATGCCAAGCCAAGCTCTGAACAAGAAGTCTTTTCTTTTCCATGATGATCGAACAAAAGAGTTTTCACTATGAAAGAATGCTACCAAATGGATCTTGTTCAACACAAAGAGTTTTGACCAACTCTGAATGAATGGTACCAAATGTCACCGGTGTATGCATAGCTTCAGGAAGCCCGGCCGCGACCATTACGCCGCATTCCTCGCCTCTCTTCTACGCAGCTCTGCGAAGAAAGACGCGCGTTGGGTTGCACCGATACGCGTGCGGGCGCCAAACATGAGCGGCCTCACACGACATGCCAGAGGCTTAACGACGTGGACAACATCGCGGCAGTCTCTGCTGCGGAGGAACTCCCGGGCGACTTCGTAGCCGTCTGCAAAATGAGGAGCCTCCGGGCGCACCAGTCGGGTGAGACCGGCGGGGGCGGCCACAGGTTCTGGGTCTATCTTCATCGACTCCAGCACGACGGAGTTTATGAGGATGTGGAGCGCCAGCTCCAGCTGGTCCTTCTCGCCGTAGAACCCCGTGATGTCGACCGCCCTGAGATGGGAGTGTGGCTGTGAGGGAAGGCTCCGGAGACGCCCTTTATCCGCGCTGTATTTTTCATGCTGGCAGCGCAGCCACATCTGTAGATAAAATGTCATACTCATCAAATTTCTAATGGTTACTAGAGTAGAATGAAAGTTGAAAGGCCAAACTGACATGAAATTCCAGCTTTTCCAAGAAAGGAGCAGCAACCAGAAGGCAGGCAAATTGAAGAATATCACTTGTCCTTGTCCCAAACCCAAAAGTCAAGCCCAGTGTCAGGTGCTTCAAATGAACAAACTCGTGCAGCTTTCCTGGCAATGCAGCCATCTGAATCACACAAATGCATAGCACAAGTTAGAACACAAACAACAAAATCGGCAATGAAAGTTGACCTAAGAAACCTCAAATACGGATGCACGAAAACGCAAACCTTCCCCTCATGGCATCTTAGAGTCAGAGTCTCGACACGGGGCGCATTATGGCAAAGCTTGGTGAACATGTACTCTAGAGAATTAGTAGAGATGCCCTCCAGCTTGATGCATACATCTGCTAGAAGTAAAGTTCCAGGAGGCGATAACAGTATTATAGAAGGGCCTTTGTACTCGAGCTTTACCAGACCAAAGTTAAACTCCATCGCTCGAAGCAAACGGCAGTCATATACTTGCAAATGCTTAAGCTTGTTTGAAAGATGAGATATCCGTAACCTTGTGAGCATCCCACAGCCAGAGATTCCAAGGAACTCCAAAACACTGCTGCAGTTGGACACCAGATGTTGAAGGTCGCCGTCGGTAATATCCGTGTCTGCTAGGAAAACCCGTTTAAGGTTCCGAAAACCCTTGAAATCCGCGGGCACCTTCAGAGAAACGGCACAGAGTTTTATGGATTGCAGGTGTGAGCTTTCACTGTCATCGAGAAGCCGCAAATCGATTTTATATGGATGTTGTTGTATGTGGTGTGTGGCTGAGAAATCGAGAATAAGTTGCCTCGCCTTGGAAGCAACGGCAAAGCGGACCCATCCCTCTATCCGTTCCCCATGCTCATCGTCGCACGGAGCCTGGAACTGAATGTTGTCGACCCCTGCACCACAGTGTTGCTGCAGGACCGCATCGACTCTCTGAATAAACACGTCTTTCCATGGCCTACCATCGTTGGGTCCGTTGGTACGAGGACCTGGCAACACTGATCTAAGACTGAATTCTAGATTTGAGTGGCAGCGCCAGAGATGCTTCCACCGTTCCGACAGTATGCTCGTCCGCACGGCTTCCTTTAGAGGCAGTCGTGAGAGGATGCTGCAGAGAATGTCCTAGAGTGAAAGACAGAATGGCATTTAGATTGTTGAACAATGATGAGCAAATTCAGTTGTTGTGCATTGTGAAGGAAAAGTAGGAGGAGGACAGCAAGTTGATATACTTGCTTAGATTAGATTCTACTAGTAATAACTTGGCATGAGTGCATTCGTCGAAATATATAGATATATATTCCATACCTTTGGCAGGTTGGTGAGTTGAAGCCCCTTTCTTCTCTTTgatctcatcatcatcatagtctgATGCAGATCTTCATTTGAACCAATATTTATGTTTGCCATTAAAAAACTATCTTAGCCTCTGCTCTGCCTGAAAGAGAAGCAGGTCACACACACAAACAGTGAAAACAGAGTGAGACATCAATCAAAAGGTCAAAGCCTAACCTGAGACTAGCTAGCACTCCTACTTTGGTGGTTATTATCATTAATTAGTTAAGTGTAGAAAAGAGAGTTAATTGTTACTTAAGTTTCCAAAAAGAAAGCAAGCGGCAAGCCTATTATGTGTGTGAGACAAGTTATAGATGCAGACATGAAAACAGAGCATGTTTGTTACTACTTGATCAGTTTACATACGGAGAAGACATGTTACTACTTCCTTGCTATCAAGTGGACCTTGAACGAAGCAAGGTATCATCAGATCAGATAGTAACAAACAAACTGTAATTTCAGACGCATTATAGGAGTACTTATTAGTGCACTCTTGTTTCCCTAATTGGTCCCACCAAGCCTTACTGAATCTGAAATAGGTTTAGAACCTGCATCTGAGGAATTATGTCCCAGCTGGTTTGTGAATCAACATGCATGCATGATTCTTTCTTAGTTTCAGATCAGAAAGGATGGAACTTTGTGGAGCGAGATACGCAAGGGGAGAGGGCGTTGGTACCGTATAGATCtctggtgaggagccagcccggtGGGAAGGAAGAAGGAACTCGATCGCGAGAGAATGCCCTCCGCCAGCGGACCAATCCACCGCCGCCTACCCTCTCTCGGCCGAAATCCGGCCCCCGATCCGATTCTAGCGGCAAAGCCGGGCGATGCACGGCGACAAGTGCGCCGTTGAGACGACGGTGTGGGCGGTCGGCGGAAGGAATCCCGTCGGACCTAAGGAGCCAGAGGAAGAGGCGGTCGCAGGTCTGAGccggttggggcggcggcggcggcggcgtccgctgGCTTGTTGTAACTCCAGCCAGCCAGCAGCTCCTCTGACGTGGCTCGTGGCACGGTACAACTGCCCTTTACTACGGGCTCGTACATCAGTTTAGATATCCTTCGTCTATAGCAATCCCCCACGTCAGTTGGAGATAGCCTTAAAAACAGCCTGTACAATAGGCCGTCTCTTTGCCTATCTGTAGCACCCAAAAAAAAGGAAATATTAACGATATAAAAAAACAAGGCGAAAAGAGCGGTGTTGCAAAAACATTTATAACAACTAGTTGGATGCCCGTGCGTTACCACGGGAAAAAAAACTTAGAGGTGGCGCCAATTCTAAAGAGATACAACATGGATTTGAATATGATGCTTAtgtttgttgggggggggggggggtttgttaCAGCTTTACCTTACAAATATATATGGGTTTTCGGCCACATCTATGCAAAATACTCCCCCAGTTccaaaatacttgtctttctagacatttcaaatggacacaacatatgaatgtatgtagacatattttagagtgtagattcgctcattttgctccgtatgtagtcacttgttgaaatctctagaaagacaaatatttaggaacggagggagtagaagtgaTGCATGAATACAAGAACTTTGGCTAAAACATTGCAATCACAAGGACACATAATCATGACAATTTTCAAAAAACAATGTATCATCAGAATATCTGATTGTCTTCTTTCGTTTATTTGCCACTATTTCTTCAATTTCTACTTTCTCTTCCTACCCTATCCTTAGCTAATCCACATAATAGCCTGGACCATATATGTCCTTTGCACATGGATGTTTTTTCTTTATTCTTAAAATCAATCACCTCATGAAGCATACGGGCCTCAATACAAAAAACACGTCATCAAGAGTACGTCGCAATGTGGTTAGCCTAAAAACAAGTTACATCGCAAAAATCAACAGAGCGTAATCAATTGTTATTAAGCTTAATAGGATCGAAATAACACGCTCCCCCAGCCACAAAGCAGAGTATCTTCCATAAAAAAACAGAGTATCTCCCCTCACTGAAAAAAACAGAGTATTTAACTTTGCTACAAAGCAGGTTGTGAAGCACAGAAAACCAGTCTTAACTTTCAGCCACTGCTTCACCCTCAGTGCAACGTACACCTCCACTCCACTCACCTGTACCAATGGGGTGTGATCTCTTTGATTTTCATCTCCAGCAAGCACTGCTTAATAACCATGCTTTACAGCCTGAAAATAGCCACATAGATATTAGTATATGTACAACAAAATATAAATAAATGCTCGACATACAGCAAGCCACCGGAGGCATTGCTCCTAAAGGGCATTCAATATTGTATATGTATCATTCGATTACTACTTAATTGAACAAACTTTCACCCTTTTACACTATACAATATAAAGCAAGATTTGAAATCGAACAGGAACAGAGTACTTGGTTTCTTTGAGATATAAAACATCAAGCCTCGTATGTAGGACCAACATTGCATAGGTGTAAAGGTAGAAATAATTTGTACTCTTTACATCGTAGCCGGAAGGGACAGTTATTATGCACATGTAAATgtctgaagtactccctccgtctcaaaattcttgtcttagatttgtctaaatacggatgtatcaagtcacgttttagtattagatacatccgtatctagataaatctaagacaagaattttgggacggagggagtatgcagGGCCGGCCCATAGGCCAGGCAAAAGGGGCGACCGCCCCGGGCCACAAGAGGGGAGGGGCCCAACTAAAACTTACATTAGTAAGATCTGTTCAAGTATACATTACATCTAAAAGATTATTAAATTCATAAAATAGAGCCTCAATTTGCAGAAGCATAAGTTCACACCACATACTGATAAGTTATACCACGCTTAGGAAAATCAAACTGACTGGCGGAATTGAGTTCAAATACATTAGTCTCTCTTTACGATGCATGTTTTAGTATCATAATGAAAATTATGATATCTGAATTTCAATGTTTAAACCAATACATAATTTTAGTCCCATAAACGTGTAAGCATCTCAtttgcaccaaaccaaaccaaGTGAATCTGGACGAGCATGTTAGGTAACCGAATCATGTGTAAAAGTATAATGAACAACATTTTTGGTTCTTCGAATTACTAAACCGAACATGCAAGCCACATTTTCTATGCCCTATAAGTTTCCATGAATATGACTGCCTAATATACACTAGAAATCGCTATAAAAATATTTTTTAGTGTGTCTATAATTTATAAATATCTATCATAATATTCAATATAATATTAAAAGATATATGAACACACGCATGTATATGCAAATGTGCATACACTACATCGTTTATGCAGTATTAGAAAAATAAATATGAAAGATTGTCTTAACAATAAAGAAAAGTTTTGGTACATCATAAAATTTTCATTTTgtaaaattaaaattttcaattatATACATTATAGATGCGTACAAATTAATAATATAAATGttatttgaaaacattttatgTGGCTAAGTAATAAAAAAATATTAATTACAACTGTAGTATGGTACACTTAGTTTAAAATAAGTATAAAAGTTTaatatgaaaaaaaaattatgTCGCCCCGGGCCCAAAAATACATTGGACCGGCTCTGGGAGTATGAAGCAACAATAATATGCATTGATAATCGCATTGCAAAATTATACACAGCAAGGGTGTCATGGCTCTTCAGCCCAGCGAGTACCAGTCTAGGTCAGTTACTGCTTGTCGATGTTCACCTCCCAGCTGAGCCCAGATACATCAATATGTGTTTCTATCCATTGGCCCAATTCAATGGCTCGCTTTGGCACAATCGGTTGCAACATAATTACAGTGTATAAATCAGTGTGATGAGAAATGAAAAAAAAGGATGCTTTTTTTAAACTGTAGATGATAAGGTACAACTTCATATGTAGTTATGCATGGAACAATAGAGCAGGTAGCATGCCTCGTTATTCTCTTGAAAATTGACAGCAGTCAGCGTATAATAGAAGTTCAACCTCTAGATTTATGTATCATTAGTAGCCCATGACTTAAGACAACCATAGCAAATTGATGGCGAACTCATGAATGAAATTATGTACCTGTTTATTAATTAGTATATCACACGTAGAGTTTTCATAAAGCAATTTCTTCCAATTTCAAGTAATCTACTTAACTATCTTAGGAGCAATAGCACTTTGATGATGTAAACTGAAGTCTCACCTGAAGTCTGATGCCAATATGCTTGCATGACAGTTCTTCAGCATTTCCAGTTTTCTAAGATGAAGAGAAATACTGGCAGATGGCAATATGCTAGCTTGCCTGGTAGTTTGTATTTTACAACACTACATAGGTCAGCCACTCCATGAGAAATAAACAGAGCTAATAAGGAAGACTACGAAAGCACATTGTAGCAATTCAGATACTACAACTTGGTACTAATAAGAGTTGTGGTAACCAAATAGTTTTCATCAACTACTCCTCACCTGCAGGCATCTTACTCTAGGATTGATAGTGAAAAGTGCTTGCCCTTACCTTTCATAAAAGTAATGGAGTCTGAATCAGTGGAAAAAATGATACATGTATCAATTAATGTGCATTGTCCTGTTTgttaagagggacaactcaaactTTAGTTTCAGTATCTGCTAGTGGTTTATATATCTTGACCAAGGATCATCTCAATATCTGACATGACCCTGTTTGTTAGAGGGACAAATGATCCACCTATTTCTTCATACATGTAGGCATCACTCACAACTTCTTAGCTTTCGAGATAACACGGACATGTTTCCGAACATTTTATCGGAGAACTTGAAAAACTAAATTAATAAAAACGAGCAAGCCGTTTCCAGGCTCATAACTACAAGGATTTTATTTCAACTCGTAGGAAAGAATAATTGATATAGCAATTCTCAATGTATACTGTTTACAAAGGTTTTAATCAATCTACCATCCGACCCACGTCATATATTTGTGTCAGAAGTCAGAACAAAAATATTTTAAAGAATTATTTATTCTCCACTTGATCTGAAAAACCATTCATCCTCCATTGAAATTGTAATCTGCACCAAATTAATCTCACAACACAACTCAGAAGTCAAAACACCGAATGAATCATGGCTGTGTCAAAGGACAAGGCAAGGATGATCTGAGTAATGGGAAAGAATGGCATAGCTTACCAAAAATTCTGGAATGCAAGAGCAACACACGCGACACACACGGGCAAGAACATG is a genomic window containing:
- the LOC123089861 gene encoding F-box/FBD/LRR-repeat protein At1g13570, which codes for MANINIGSNEDLHQTMMMMRSKRRKGLQLTNLPKDILCSILSRLPLKEAVRTSILSERWKHLWRCHSNLEFSLRSVLPGPRTNGPNDGRPWKDVFIQRVDAVLQQHCGAGVDNIQFQAPCDDEHGERIEGWVRFAVASKARQLILDFSATHHIQQHPYKIDLRLLDDSESSHLQSIKLCAVSLKVPADFKGFRNLKRVFLADTDITDGDLQHLVSNCSSVLEFLGISGCGMLTRLRISHLSNKLKHLQVYDCRLLRAMEFNFGLVKLEYKGPSIILLSPPGTLLLADVCIKLEGISTNSLEYMFTKLCHNAPRVETLTLRCHEGKMAALPGKLHEFVHLKHLTLGLTFGFGTRTSDILQFACLLVAAPFLEKLEFHMWLRCQHEKYSADKGRLRSLPSQPHSHLRAVDITGFYGEKDQLELALHILINSVVLESMKIDPEPVAAPAGLTRLVRPEAPHFADGYEVAREFLRSRDCRDVVHVVKPLACRVRPLMFGARTRIGATQRASFFAELRRREARNAA